Within Spinacia oleracea cultivar Varoflay chromosome 4, BTI_SOV_V1, whole genome shotgun sequence, the genomic segment tggaaagaaaaaaagaatgtTGTGGTAAAATAGGAGATATTGCAGGTGCTAATGGAGGAGAAGTTGCATGTGGATAAGAGGACCAGGAGAAAGAGGAGGAGGATTAGAAAAATGGGAAGGATAAAGGGAAAAAGAAAGGTATAAAAAAAGAAGGGGGGAATAAAGAAGGTTGTGGTGGTGATGGAGAAAAAGCTGCAAATGAAAAAGAGGACCCGGAGAAAAAGAAGGATGGTCCGGTTAAAGGGAATGAGaataggaaaaagaagaaagTTGAAAGATCGAAGTTCTATTTGCCGTTCTTCTCCCAACTAGGTGAGGCGTGGTTATTTTATTAAACCATTCTCAACCACATCACTTCCTCATATAACGCACCGATATATTCTTTTCTTGCTCATGGAAATTGTATCGATGTCATAAGTTTCATGAGTATCAACTATGTGATTGCCCTGCATAGCTTCATATATATCTAATGTGTTGTTTATTAGTTTGAAACACTTCATCCcacgagaaaacaaattatatgatataattgaaaatttatttggcatgataaatgacgtagtgtATGTGTACAATTGACAAACTTAATGGATGTTTTTCattctataattttttttccccaaaTCTAGATTatattttacaaattttccaaaatataataaagaaataactccatttattaataaatttgaaaaaataaaatacgcttATCTATAGTAATGTATCACTCCTTTATTCAAACCTAGATTAGGTCTCATACACAAAcggatatttaaaaattattatttaaccaTTTCTTTATAAAATGTATTAAatgcataaaatatatttaaaaatctCGAAcgaattctttttattcattttgcATATTAATAATTTTCTCCCTACTATATATTATACGAGTATTTtaccaaaatatttgatatgtttaatatgctaatatgaccaaaatattgagtaataataattttttctattattaaaatgataatttgactaaaatattaacaaaattgtctaataatgtcatattccataatattataattttttccaTATATATGAACATTTATACAAAGGGAGaggaaataaaaaaggaaaagtagatatgtttttaaaaaaaaaggttttgTGGCACAAAAAGTTTATACCATGAAGTGACATGTTTCATTTGAGTAATAGACGTTAGAATTTGGTAaggggcttactatttaccgccccatattactcaaaaccgccctaTTTATTTACTTATGTACCCTTATATATTTAGCTTTTTCGTTTACCCACCTCTAATTTTCAATTCTCGCCATATTTctgaccaccaccacctccggaTATTGTTACATGTCCGAGTCTACCGGTGGAACCTTGACGACATCATAagaggggttttttttttgccccgaaaaaaattcacaaacttatgcattttaagtctgtaccatggtacaggcttatgaattttaagcttgtaccatgatacagacttatgaattttgagcttcagcttaaaattcataagtctatgCCGTGGTCGAAGctcaaaattcataagtctctaatttttttatccgagtaaattaattcaaatgctacaacaaattaaactcttaattaacatagacttatgcatattaagctcacaccatGGTGTAGACTTATACATTTTAAGCTCATGTCATggtacaagttcaaaattcataagtctataccatggcCGAAGctcaaaattcataagtctgtaccatggtacaagcttaaaattcataagtttgtaccatggtacaagcttaaaatgcataagtttgtgAATTTTTTCCGGacgaaaaaaaaaacagtgaaGGTCTTTTCTCCGGACAAATGTGTGGCAATTGGTGGTGATTGGCTGGTGAAGCGCCAGTGGAGGTCTTTTCTCCGGTAATAGAAGAGGTGAAAGTTAtgaaaaagagaaatagaaaGTTGGGATAAGGGTATTAATGTAAAATAATGGGGCGATTTTGAGTATATTGAGGGCGGCTTTTAGCGCTCCACTTTGGTAAAGGtaacataaaaaaaatttagagaTAGTAGTTAATAAAAATGAAGTGGGGAATCAGAACCCTTACTTGTAAGTAGGGGTGAAAGTTTGGTAGAAAAAACCCGAACACCGAACCGAACCGAACCGAATAAGAAATTCGGTTcagtttctttttttattcggtTTGGTTTGGACtgagattttaaaaaaaattggttttgTGGTTTGGATTGGTTTGAGAAACCTAAAACCGAATAAAGCAATTAAAATCGAACAAACCGAACTTCAGAATTTTCTAACCCTACTGCCTACTGGCGTACTCAAATAATAGGCCCAGGAAATAAAGCCCAAATAAAAGAGAAACCCTTAGCGAGACATTTAAGCATTTTAGCCGGTTATTTCACCCCTACCCTCAATCCCTCATTGAGTGCATtcacaaaaaccctaaaactAACAGTGTTGAGGAGCGGCTCCTCTCGCTCTCCTCTGAATCTCTGATCCTCTCTGTCTTCTCAAGCCCTCTACTTGGGTGAAAGTAAGGTAAACCGGAGATATAAAGTAATTATATACATATGCAAAGAAAACCAATTGAGTTTGGTTGTGTATGTGAATATCACACCTCTCTAATAAGAATACTATAGAttttcttatataaaaaacaggTAAATATATTGTAATAATACGATTACACAAAATCTTATTTACAAtgagtgtacaataaatattgtacaccagcttaaaagttaactcaaaatgcttaaaagttaagcatatatatgtaaaacttatctatttttcagtgataaattttttcattttagtaaaacttattacttcaaaataactaataatgtataaaattaatcatttaacccaaagttacaaaaaaaaagttaaagttatcttggtatacaataaatttattatgcaccttgtgcgcgcaagaccttttgatactATTATGGCAACTGCCATATCCGTTTATGTACAAGTGATTAAGCATCCCTATTTATAGTGAATGAAAATACACTCAATAGATGGCAACGTAATACAAATACGTTATTtttaattaacataataataataagtattcTTACCTTGTACATTGAATTGTAATTGAATAAACAAAAGTGATACAATTTTGAATTAGAGACAGCAACGTAAATACAAATAACATTGCTGTAAAtaagataataataataagaaaactGAAACAAATTAATGGTAATACATGGGAGGGAAGTTCCATGGAACAATGTACTTGATTATAATTTTTCATTATACTGTAAGTGTTTTCATTTTGTTCAAATTGTCAGCAGAAGAACAGATATTGGCATATTGCTGATCTTCAATCCGAATACCAGCAATAACATCACTACTATTCTTGCTTAGCCCCTGATTTCAATTGTTTAAACCTATTTCATGGTTAATTGGTTGGTGCTAGACCAGTCAAACAAGTCAGTCGGGTTGTTAAAAATATTTTCGGGTTAGGGTTTAATCAGGTCAGTCATTTTTGGGTTCGGGTtaacccaacgggttgagaaaTTTTGAAACacatttagtcaaattcaactatATGACatataattcaaatttatattaTATTGCACCCAAGAATAGTGAtgtataattcaaatttatacttcctccgtcttttaatactcgcaacgtttgttagttttacGCATgacaatgcacaactttgatcaattatatcttaaattctctttatgcaaaaattataaaaagttaatatttcgGTTTGATAgggttttgacttttgacccattacttttcaaGTTGCTCAAGTTCGGATAAAATCAGATTACGGAttacaaaatcttgttcaaaaCCCAATACTTCAGACAGATCGGGTCGATTTTCGGGTCTGGTAGATTTTTGACAGGTCCAGTTGGTGAATTGGTGCTCAATCCAATATctgtttttaaatttttacaTATTCAACTTTCAATTTGTCATCGTCCATTGTAATCATGTTCCAGCCAATAGTAATCTCTGCTAACATAGAACAAAAAACAGAATAAAACTACAAGCTGGGATCTTTTGGTTTTGATTTTGGGTGCTGCATTCATCCCTATGGCACTTAAATTTAGCCAAAGAGTCAAACTTCAGACCCTTGCATTTTACAGTCCAGACTTAGTTACACATTAATTAAAAGGGTAATGATTTGGAGAAAACATAAAATGTAAACAGAGAATAAAAGTAACAGAAAGCTCGTGGAAATCAAGCAATCTGTGTCGCAATATCTGTTCACACTTTGCGCCCAACAAAACGAAGCACCTAACTATGACCTAGTTTAGGCGCTAGATACCTTGGGCAAAAACCATtattaaaaattgaaatattatgCAATCTCAGCCGAAAGATGGTGATTATTTATCAAATTAATCATTGATATTAACTCATGATAATTTCGGATAAAATTTTCATCATTGATTGCAATTCGATAATATATTAGCTAAAACTTTTTTGCAAATTAATTGATTTAGTGTAATCTCAGACTAACTGTTTccactcattttatttaatcgGTGGAGAATTAggtttaaaaatataaaaattcatCATCGATTAcacaaaaaaacatcaaaatttgaaaaaaatgtaTTAAAACGCAAAAGATTGAGATCAGATGGTAGTGCATGTTAAATAGAATTCATCAATTTGAATTCAGACAAATATATTGGGTAAATTAAATCATCATATCTCCTTGCAAATctggaataaaaacaaaaataaaaaaatcgaaattgtTTGAATTGAATAAGAAAAGCAATAATCAGATAGAATAGTCAATCACCATATTAAAGCATCTCATTGAGATGCTTGTAAGACTGGGGCGACAATTAAAAATCATCATTTTCTGAAGCTTTTTCACTGAATTTGGAAATCAAACGAACTGCTAAAGATGATTGAGGTGTAGGTTGACGACGCAATGAATAGAGGAAGGGGAGGGAAAtcagagaattagggtttgtgaTTATTGAGGAAGTTGAAAAGGGTTTTTATAGTTGAACCGTAAACCTTGTTCGATACATTGGAGCCGCAGAGGTACTTTTGTAAAAATGGGAAGCCCAAATCAGTGGGGCGTCTAGTAACTGTTGGGCCAAATACTCGGTGTTTCAATTTGGATCGGTTTGGTTACTTTGAATTTTGATGAAGACAATTCATTATAATTAGTATTTTATGCACGTTATGCGTGCGTGGATTGTGGAACAATTTCATACTACAAAACACGtgactttttttaaaaatggaTGAGGGTGATAGAATCTTTGTTGCAACAGTGCTTTAACAATAACATATGATTAGAAAAATGTAGTAGAAATGTCGATTATAATGTGAAAAATATTATACATACCAGAGTAGCAAATGACATATGAACATCATTTTTATCTAGCTCTTTAGtttctacaaaaaaaaattgtaacagAAAAATAAAGAACTTGATTAGTTATTACAGAGTAATAAACAATTTGAAAATATTAAGCGATAATCGGATAGGTtgaaaactttaaaataaaatggtaGATTGAGATCCACCAGGTGTGTGATAAAAGTAAGATTGTAACTATAAAAGAAAGTGATATTATATTTGTATAGTTAGTATGTAACTATTCAACTACAACCAATAATAATGTTCTAACATTGTCATACATTAGAGATCACATAAAGGAAAATCGGAACATATATTATGTTTTGAGTGATTAATATGGGGAGGAGGTTAACTTTACATAGTACACAAATGCtacttgtttttttcttttagaGAGGTGATTGACGCGGATTATGGGTTAATTGTTATTATTCCCAAATTTAGCTTAATCATAAATTATAATTTCAATAATCATAAagatgattgaatttattgaatttatttaatttatttccaaattgacaattATGATATAGTtaatcataaatcataaattataaatttagcTTAATCATTATTATAATTGCAATAAtcataaaataattagttatttaatttattttcaaattgGCAATTATGATACAATTTTGTTGTAATTAAGtattccctccgtttctttttgatcttcctgtttggaGTTTTGGGTGGAAATTAAGAAATTGGAATCTTTtaatgattgagtgtaagagtaatgattgggtgtaagagaaaataataaataaatgaagaaagaaagtaataaagaaatgaaggagagagaagatatttttatgaaagtaataaaaaatcataaaagtggggttgggtgggtgaatagggaaatgtgaatgaattaaataagggatagtggagaaatttatggtaaaaagtcatgtcctaaaatagaaacaggaagatcaaatagaaacgacatttatagaaacaggaaaatcaaaaagaaatggagggagtattttactatgcttttctttttttatttctgaatttttttccCCATTATGTTTCACCTTTGGTGGGCTATTTACTGATttcacctttttttttattgtattttaaAATTAGTGTAATATAAGTTAATATGGGCATTTTAGAATAACATATGTAAcaaagttttattttgttttttgttttgcaTTTAAGGCCATTATGGTTTTTTCCCGATTTGAGTTAATAGGGAAATTATGATATTtgcctgatttttttttttttttttgattcatCAGTGAAGAGGAgcttcaaaaaagaaaaatacaagCTAACGGAACATAAGGGAAAGATAAAAAAGaaaacagaaaaagaaaaacactcTATTGAGGAACTAGGCGTGGCAGAGCCATGCCTCTATTGTCCTCGTCTAAAATAACACAAAGAGCATAAGGGATAGTATCTAAGTAGACAAGATTAACAGAATGTGCGGCTCCTTGATTGGCTAGCCAATTCGCCGCTCGATTTCCTTCCCGGTAAACATGAATTAGCTTCACTTCCCAATCCGTTGCACGGAGCATAGCTTGGCATCTCCTAAGATCATGGATACATTCGCCCCCTTCAGTCACATCCTTGCTTAGAGCTTGAATACATGCGAGGCTATCAACTTGAACTTCCAACTTTGTTATCAGTAATTCCCGCGCCAGTGTGAGACCACACTTCAGGGCTTTGACTTCAGCCTTAAACGCATTGCAGTGGCCATAATTGGAGTAGAAAGCTGAAACAAAAATGCCTTGGGTGTCACGAATTATACCACCCCTCCAGCTGGCCCCGGTCAACCTTTGGCGGCACCATCACCATAACTCCTAATCTATAACTCGGAATGATTGATCATAAACAACAAATACAGTCATTTTGTCGAACATGTGGTGGGCGTTGTTCAACTGAGTGGAATTTCAGGTAGCCGGAGCGATCGATTTTGAATTGACGTTTCATAAATTTTACCAAAACCCCCGATTTTGAATTGACGTTTCAGAAATTTTACTAAACCCCCCGATTTTGAAGATCAACAAGAATATCAATTTTGAATTGAAGTTTCAGaaattttgttcattttttttcccACAGAGAAACTGCTTCCCCAGAACATGGGTGATTGAATTATGAAAGTGAGGTATTTTTTATGCTTTTACTTTCATTGAaaaactaattttaattaaaaattataactaaaaagtcAGTATAATATACGATTTTGACGAGTCTAACAATAAAAGGCTCACATTCATTTTATTATTGCAAAATCTTCCTATTTACAATAATGCTCCTTGAACGACGAAATATACCAATTAATTAGATAGCCTGTTCGTTGTTCGGCAATTTGACTTTCCTCCCGTAGACTGAAATCATACAGAGAAATCAAACACCCACTTTAGAAGAGTCTGGCTTTCCGGTGATATCTCACCGGAGATTAACTAAATCCCGGCGTGATTCTGCCACAcaaatttttcctttttttcttcttccccTCTGGTGTAGCGCCGTGATTCACCGGAGCCGAAAAAACATGTCGAATTCCGACACAATTTCAATTGGTATAGCAGCAAATGACGATTCCTATTCAGTTATTCCCACAATTTTTTCGCCTGAATGTGATAATAATAATGTGAATGATGACAACATCGCCGGAAGTTCTGAGGCTTTAGCTGAGGGTATTTCTACAATGCTCGCTGGTGTGATTAGGGATTTTGATTCCAAAGCTGAGGATGCTTCTCGAAGCCAATTTCAGCTCATTTCTGCTCTCGATCGTCTCACTTCTGGTAATTCTATCATTGTACCACTATATTCTCCTGCTTTTCGTTATTTATGCAACTGTATAATTCAGAATTCTGTTGTTATGTGGTTGATTATTATAGAAGGGCTCTATTAATTCCTGGAGTTTCATATATGAGTTAGGTAAATTCTGCTGGCAAATTCAATGGAAATTGAAATTCTAATTGATGATATTCTAATTCAATGGAGAATGTAAAAGATTTTCACTTATTGCACTAGGAAAATCGAGTTGTGGAATCTTTTTaacgttttattattatttgtctaGGGGCACATAACTGTTTAATCATATGTTGATTTGCCTTCTTGTATTTTAGTTTCACCAAGCTCAAAATATGAGTGATATTAGGAATCTTCCATAAACTCGGATATAATTGTATCTTTCGGCTGTGATTTGTGGTCATTTTCTCATGTGCAAGTACTTGTGTGCGAAACACTATCCTTGTTGAGTACTGCCGCAAGACCGAAACTCCAAGGAAGTGATGGGGGCTTGCACATGCGGGTATGTTAGTTATTGCGTTGGTACCCAAAATTGTCAAATTAAATCACATTGGTATCCAAAAATGTGAAGTCAGATCACATTGGAAATATAAATTGAGGAATGATAGTGCTTTGTTATTTTAAGTGAGTGATAATGATGATCCAGAGACGTTAGCTGTTAATTTATTGGAAATCTAATATGGAATGGAGGAAGCAATGCATCTTTTACTTCTCTTTAATTCAAAGACTGGCGTAACTACAGCAATAAGCACTCAATTGGAATTCCAATTATGTAGACTCTAAAAAGAGGATGGCACAGTAATGTGATGTGTGTCATGGAGATGGAGAACCTTTTGTTTTATGagaaagttaaatatcatgaaaTAGAAGTTGGAGGTCTGGAATAAGGTTAATATAAGGGAAAGATAATCTGCTCTCATACGGACCTCTTTGCTGAACGAGTTTGTGATGGGGCTTAAGAAATGGAGTTTGTTTGTGTAAAGGATGTGATCTTGGCAAAGTCAATATCAAGAAATGAAGGTTGAATGGATGGAGGGAGGTACTAGTTTGAGGAAGAAAAGTCTGTACTCTTTTGTATCCAAAGTAAAGTCTGTTCTCTTTTACAAGGTAATGAATGTTAGGAAGAAtaaatatattaaggaatctgaGGATGATTGCAATTGTCGACTGATATAGGGGTTATAAATTGACTACTTGAGAAAATTATACAGTTTTTACAACTTGTATTAATGTGGAGGTGTTAAATAGGGCGATTGTTAAGGGTTTGGATTGGTATCCAATTCCTTCTATTATAGGTGTATGGCCAGAGAGACTATTCAGCGAAGCACTGGT encodes:
- the LOC110805351 gene encoding uncharacterized protein isoform X2, with the protein product MSNSDTISIGIAANDDSYSVIPTIFSPECDNNNVNDDNIAGSSEALAEGISTMLAGVIRDFDSKAEDASRSQFQLISALDRLTSELDQLLEDAPLPFIMQHATKLSNVRKRVSSLNLLLRSVQHRLDNIDRMMSIGSLDNKSNVGGSK